From a region of the Triticum aestivum cultivar Chinese Spring chromosome 7D, IWGSC CS RefSeq v2.1, whole genome shotgun sequence genome:
- the LOC123166776 gene encoding serine/threonine-protein kinase RIO1: MATAAATATSPLHDSRTFALQQGELDGRFADAEEKPAAPSEEPAEAEAEAEEDEDDDEDEDEEYWSYHDVGEALDWLDAAEGPDGSTRLSSTFSAAGSAAAARRPNAHGGMLARTLQPLSNRTQKLASHVRAAPLEEWEGRMNVGMSNSVTTAIRDSIRDTAIGKTRNTGKADRATVEQAIDPRTRMVLFKMLNRGVFNNINGCISTGKEANVYHATKTDGSELAIKVYKTSVLVFKDRDRYVQGDYRFRHGYCKHNPRKMVKTWAEKEMRNLLRVRAEGIRCPKPLLLRLHVLVMEFIGKGGWAAPRLKDAALSDDKLRETYFEIVTTMRTLYQKCKLVHGDLSEYNILYFEGHLYIIDVSQSVDLDHPSALDFLKEDCLHVNDFFEKRGIPVMTVTELFNFVVDQNIADEDVDDYLEKVQQKILENGDTAADDDEIAPTVLVQTLDYVKQCEADIVSMSMMQRPSVGYEPTADKLYDQPLLGFVRAKNEPTENQEAQPAQKTREEPLDLQTKCSLENKEEDESGDSESCSSSDEDGSWHESTKMGPEERKAARKENKKKVKEEKRETRKTKIPKADKKKRKKMAKAKCKR, translated from the exons atggccaccgccgccgccacagccACCTCACCGTTGCACGACTCCCGAACCTTCGCCCTGCAGCAGGGCGAGTTGGATGGGCGCTTTGCGGATGCCGAAGAGAAACCAGCAGCACCATCCGAGGAGcccgcggaggcggaggcggaggcggaggaggacgaggacgacgatgaggacgaggacgaggagtaTTGGTCCTACCATGACGTGGGTGAAGCCCTAGACTGGCTCGACGCCGCGGAGGGCCCGGATGGCTCGACGCGTCTTTCCTCAACATTCTCGGCCGCCGGAAGCGCCGCTGCGGCGCGGAGGCCGAACGCGCACGGCGGCATGCTCGCGCGCACACTCCAGCCACTCTCCAACCGCACACAGAAGCTGGCCTCGCACGTCCGCGCCGCTCCCTTGGAG GAGTGGGAAGGTAGAATGAACGTGGGGATGTCAAATTCCGTGACGACTGCAATCAGGGACAGCATAAGGGATACTGCAATTGGGAAAACAAGGAACACTGGGAAGGCAGATCGTGCTACAGTTGAACAG GCTATTGACCCAAGAACCCGCATGGTTTTGTTCAAAATGTTAAACCGTGGTGTTTTTAATAACATAAATGGTTGCATTTCTACCGGAAAAGAG GCAAATGTATATCATGCAACAAAGACAGATGGCAGTGAGTTAGCAATCAAAGTCTATAAAACTTCAGTGCTTGTTTTTAA GGATAGAGATCGATACGTTCAAGGAGATTATCGCTTTAGACATGGTTACTGCAAGCATAATCCTCGGAAAATGGTAAAGACCTGGGCTGAAAAGGAAATGCGAAATCTTTTACG AGTTAGAGCAGAAGGAATCCGATGCCCGAAGCCGTTGCTCTTGAGGCTTCATGTTTTGGTGATGGAATTTATAG GAAAAGGAGGTTGGGCTGCTCCTCGTCTTAAGGATGCTGCTTTGTCGGATGACAAGTTGCGTGAAACTTACTTTGAG ATTGTTACAACGATGCGGACACTTTACCAAAAGTGCAAGCTTGTCCATGGTGATTTGAGTGAATACAACATTCTTTATTTTGAG GGACACTTGTACATCATTGATGTTTCACAGTCTGTCGACCTTGACCATCCTTCAGCTTTGGATTTCCTGAAGGAAGATTGCTTGCATGTTAAT GATTTCTTTGAAAAACGAGGCATTCCTGTCATGACAGTAACAGAGCTATTTAATTTTGTTGTGGATCAAAATAtcgctgatgaagatgttgatgattaCTTGGAGAAG GTTCAACAAAAGATTTTGGAAAATGGAGATACAGCTGCAGATGATGATGAAATTGCTCCGACAGTCTTGGTGCAG ACGTTGGATTATGTGAAGCAATGCGAGGCAGATATTGTCAGCATGTCAATGATGCAACGCCCATCCGTTGGTTATGAGCCAACAGCAGATAAGCTTTATGACCAGCCACTGTTAGGATTTGTGCGGGCTAAAAATGAGCCTACCGAAAACCAGGAAGCACAGCCGGCACAAAAAACACGGGAAGAACCCTTGGACCTGCAAACTAAGTGCTCGTTGGAGAACAAGGAGGAAGATGAATCGGGTGACAGTGAGTCCTGCTCTAGCTCCGACGAAGATGGTTCGTGGCACGAGTCCACAAAGATGGGGCCCGAGGAAAGGAAGGCTGCTCgcaaggaaaacaagaagaaaGTGAAGGAAGAAAAGAGGGAAACTCGCAAGACGAAGATCCCCAAGGCCgataagaagaagaggaagaaaatggCGAAAGCGAAGTGCAAGCGGTAG